In one window of Streptomyces kaniharaensis DNA:
- a CDS encoding cation-translocating P-type ATPase, whose product MTVASHAPTSADGLTTTEAARLLAEHGPNVVAADHRVPLWARVAAQLRDPLIMVLLGAVALTLAIGDHPDAVVIALVIVVNTTVGVVQEVRAESAVAALSRLSAPAARVLRDGEQRKVPSAELVPGDVVALAEGDVVPADARLIESAALLVDESMLTGESLPVAKAVEAERPADGVVQAGTVVLRGRALSVVTATGAASALGRIAALLRPRPEPTPLQRRLAGLGRVLAAVAVGLCAVVFVLGLLRHQPPGEMGVTAISLAVAAVPESLPAVVTLALALGARRMATRHAVVRRLPAVETLGSVTVLATDKTGTLTQGRMVVERLWSPHSAATVTGLGYGPAGELRLDGAADDELKDLLTAAALCNDAALRPPTGEDGEWGALGDPTEAALLTAAGKAGLDYERLRETFPRVAETPFDSARKLMSTVHRAPDGSLLACLKGAPEAVLDPAVLAEPPELLEKTRRAAARLATEGSRVLAVAERRLDHLPEPPEEAEQGLKLLGLTALADPPRSSAAATLAACRRAGITPVLVTGDHPATARALAVRIGLLEPSAGPEAVVNGQALAAGEVTDLTRARVFARTDPRQKLDIVQAWRARDAVTAMTGDGVNDGPALRQADIGVAMGRRGTEVARQAADLVLADDELATVVSAVEEGRRVYDNIRRFLVYGLAGGAAEILVMLAGPLFGLALPLRAGQILWINLLTHGLTGVAMGAEPASPGAMARPPRPPHQHILGSGVWQRVLLLGLVVAAVALGAALWARNGERPWQTVLFLALLAAQLGTVLGLRERLLTRANPFLPAAVLASAALAAAALYLPFLREVLDTAPLSPADLAAPAAAGLAGFAAARLCKQGI is encoded by the coding sequence GTGACCGTCGCCTCCCATGCCCCGACCAGCGCCGACGGGTTGACCACCACCGAGGCGGCGCGGCTGCTCGCCGAGCACGGCCCGAACGTGGTCGCCGCCGACCACCGGGTACCGCTGTGGGCCCGGGTGGCCGCCCAGCTGCGCGACCCCCTGATCATGGTGCTGCTCGGCGCCGTGGCGCTGACCCTGGCCATCGGCGACCACCCCGACGCGGTGGTCATCGCGCTGGTGATCGTCGTCAACACGACTGTGGGCGTCGTCCAGGAGGTCCGGGCGGAGAGCGCCGTCGCGGCGCTGTCGCGGCTTTCCGCGCCGGCCGCGCGGGTACTGCGCGACGGGGAGCAGCGGAAGGTCCCGTCCGCCGAGCTCGTCCCGGGCGACGTGGTGGCCCTCGCCGAGGGAGACGTCGTCCCGGCCGACGCCCGGCTCATCGAGTCGGCGGCCCTCCTGGTCGACGAATCGATGCTGACCGGCGAGTCCCTCCCGGTGGCCAAGGCGGTCGAGGCCGAACGCCCGGCGGACGGCGTGGTGCAGGCGGGGACGGTGGTCCTGCGGGGCCGGGCCCTCTCCGTGGTCACCGCCACCGGCGCCGCGAGCGCGCTCGGCCGGATCGCGGCGCTGCTGCGGCCCCGGCCCGAACCCACGCCGCTCCAGCGGCGGTTGGCCGGACTGGGCCGGGTGCTGGCCGCCGTGGCGGTCGGCCTGTGCGCGGTGGTCTTCGTCCTCGGTCTGCTCCGGCACCAGCCACCCGGGGAGATGGGGGTGACGGCGATCAGCCTGGCGGTCGCCGCCGTACCGGAGTCGCTGCCCGCCGTCGTCACGCTCGCGCTCGCTCTGGGCGCGCGGCGGATGGCGACCCGCCACGCCGTCGTCCGACGGCTGCCAGCCGTGGAGACGCTCGGCTCGGTGACCGTCCTGGCCACGGACAAGACCGGGACGCTCACCCAGGGCCGGATGGTGGTCGAGCGCCTCTGGTCGCCGCATTCGGCGGCCACCGTCACCGGCCTCGGGTACGGGCCCGCAGGTGAGCTCCGGCTCGACGGAGCTGCCGACGACGAGCTGAAGGACCTGCTCACTGCTGCCGCGCTCTGCAACGACGCCGCCCTCCGGCCGCCGACGGGCGAGGACGGCGAATGGGGGGCGCTCGGCGATCCCACCGAGGCCGCCCTGCTGACGGCCGCAGGCAAGGCCGGCCTGGACTACGAGCGGCTGCGGGAGACGTTCCCCAGGGTCGCCGAGACGCCGTTCGACAGCGCCCGCAAACTGATGAGCACGGTCCACCGGGCGCCCGACGGCAGTCTGCTGGCCTGCCTCAAGGGTGCACCGGAGGCAGTCCTCGACCCTGCCGTGCTGGCCGAGCCCCCGGAGCTGCTGGAGAAGACCCGACGCGCGGCCGCTCGGCTCGCCACCGAGGGCTCCCGGGTGCTCGCCGTGGCCGAGCGACGCCTCGATCACCTCCCCGAACCACCGGAGGAGGCCGAGCAGGGGCTGAAGCTCCTCGGCCTGACGGCGCTCGCCGACCCGCCCAGGTCCTCCGCGGCCGCCACCCTCGCCGCCTGCCGCCGCGCCGGCATCACACCGGTCCTGGTGACCGGCGACCACCCGGCCACCGCCCGGGCCCTGGCCGTCCGCATCGGCCTGCTCGAACCGTCCGCCGGCCCCGAAGCGGTGGTGAACGGGCAGGCCCTCGCGGCCGGGGAGGTCACCGACCTCACCCGCGCGCGGGTGTTCGCCCGGACCGACCCCCGGCAGAAGCTCGACATCGTCCAGGCCTGGCGTGCCCGGGACGCCGTCACCGCGATGACCGGCGACGGTGTCAACGACGGCCCGGCCCTGCGCCAGGCGGACATCGGTGTGGCCATGGGCCGGCGAGGCACCGAAGTCGCCCGCCAGGCCGCCGACCTGGTCCTCGCCGACGACGAACTCGCCACCGTGGTCAGCGCGGTGGAGGAGGGCCGCCGGGTCTACGACAACATCCGCCGCTTCCTGGTCTACGGGCTGGCGGGCGGCGCGGCCGAGATCCTGGTGATGCTGGCCGGCCCGCTGTTCGGCCTGGCGCTGCCACTGCGGGCGGGCCAGATCCTCTGGATCAACCTGCTCACCCACGGCCTCACCGGCGTCGCCATGGGCGCGGAGCCGGCCTCCCCCGGCGCCATGGCCCGGCCCCCGCGCCCTCCGCACCAGCACATCCTGGGCTCCGGCGTGTGGCAACGGGTACTGCTGCTCGGCCTGGTGGTCGCCGCGGTCGCCCTCGGCGCGGCGCTCTGGGCCCGCAACGGCGAACGGCCTTGGCAGACCGTCCTGTTCCTCGCACTCCTGGCCGCGCAGCTCGGCACCGTCCTGGGCCTGCGCGAGAGGCTGCTGACCCGCGCGAACCCGTTCCTCCCCGCAGCCGTCCTCGCCTCCGCCGCGCTCGCGGCGGCCGCCCTGTACCTGCCGTTCCTCCGCGAGGTGCTCGACACCGCGCCGCTGTCCCCGGCCGACCTCGCCGCGCCCGCAGCTGCCGGGCTCGCCGGGTTCGCGGCGGCACGGCTGTGCAAACAGGGGATCTGA
- a CDS encoding DUF1918 domain-containing protein — protein MKAAVGDRIIVQGTRPGAARRDGEIVGLHHPDGSPPYDVRWSDNDRVTEYFPGPDTRIHHYHHKDEDAAVTVPPNPHLFAD, from the coding sequence ATGAAAGCCGCCGTCGGAGACCGCATCATCGTCCAGGGCACCCGGCCGGGCGCGGCGCGCAGGGACGGCGAGATCGTCGGCCTGCACCACCCTGACGGCAGTCCGCCGTACGACGTGCGCTGGTCGGACAACGACCGGGTGACCGAGTACTTCCCCGGTCCCGACACCCGGATCCACCACTACCACCACAAGGACGAAGACGCCGCCGTGACCGTCCCGCCGAACCCGCACCTCTTCGCCGACTGA
- a CDS encoding CBS domain-containing protein translates to MQHRTVRDVMTRDVVVAHRETTFKEIAGLFHRNAISAVPVVDERNHPVGLVSEADLVRRESALLDEDHPLTRRLHPHRRYLAEAELAEQLMTSPVVTAEADWTLVKAARVMERRRLKRLPVVDDEGRLTGIVSRGDLLRPFLRDDAEIRTEITHDVLLGTLWLPAGDVDVTVEDGVVTLTGTVERRSLVPVVERMCRSLDGVVAVRQSLGYRNDGSVP, encoded by the coding sequence ATGCAGCATCGAACCGTCCGTGACGTGATGACCCGGGATGTGGTCGTCGCCCACCGCGAGACCACCTTCAAGGAGATCGCCGGCCTGTTCCACCGCAACGCCATCTCGGCCGTTCCTGTGGTCGACGAACGGAACCATCCGGTCGGCCTCGTGTCCGAAGCCGACCTGGTCCGCAGGGAGTCCGCCCTCCTGGACGAGGACCACCCGCTCACCCGGCGGCTCCACCCGCACCGGCGGTACCTCGCGGAGGCCGAGCTGGCCGAGCAGTTGATGACCAGCCCGGTCGTCACCGCCGAGGCCGACTGGACGCTGGTCAAGGCCGCGCGGGTGATGGAGCGCAGGCGGCTCAAGCGGCTGCCCGTGGTCGACGACGAGGGCCGACTGACCGGCATCGTCAGCCGCGGCGACCTGCTGCGGCCCTTCCTGCGCGACGATGCCGAGATCCGTACGGAGATCACCCACGACGTCCTGCTCGGCACCCTGTGGCTACCGGCCGGCGATGTCGACGTCACCGTGGAGGACGGCGTCGTCACGCTGACGGGCACGGTCGAACGCCGGAGCCTCGTCCCGGTCGTCGAGCGGATGTGCCGCTCGTTGGACGGCGTGGTGGCCGTCCGCCAGTCCCTCGGCTACCGGAACGACGGCTCTGTCCCGTAA
- a CDS encoding universal stress protein has product MTPPSSDGLRRPVVLGVDAHDTGRMTAAWAADEADRRGLPLQLVHAVPSLFREFRAFDEGRYHKALRERGDQALDRAAAVARERHPDLAVTTAIAEDVPAPVLCRESAHAALVVLGSRRLGRTAEALSAYSVTVPVSAQAHCPVVVVRDPEHITQDPPYVVVGVDGSPSSEPAVDFACDFADERHAAVRVLWVWQRPPVGNPDDAATEQVLRRLLFESTTGRHEFHPDVAMSHELVHGHPVEELGRASEHALAVIVGRRGRGGFTGMRLGSVPHGLLHRAHCPVVIVPSSPR; this is encoded by the coding sequence ATGACACCCCCGAGTTCCGACGGCCTACGCCGTCCCGTCGTTCTCGGTGTCGACGCACACGACACCGGCCGGATGACCGCCGCCTGGGCCGCCGACGAAGCCGACCGCCGGGGCCTGCCGCTGCAGCTGGTGCACGCCGTCCCATCCCTGTTCCGCGAGTTCCGCGCCTTCGACGAGGGCCGCTACCACAAGGCCCTGCGCGAACGCGGCGATCAGGCGCTCGACCGGGCCGCTGCCGTGGCCCGGGAACGGCACCCCGATCTCGCCGTGACCACCGCCATCGCCGAGGATGTCCCGGCCCCGGTGCTGTGTCGGGAGTCCGCCCACGCAGCACTCGTCGTCCTCGGCTCACGCCGACTGGGCCGGACGGCGGAGGCCCTGAGCGCCTACTCGGTGACCGTCCCGGTCAGTGCGCAGGCTCACTGCCCGGTGGTCGTCGTCCGCGACCCCGAGCACATCACCCAGGACCCGCCGTACGTCGTGGTCGGCGTGGACGGCAGCCCGTCCTCGGAGCCCGCCGTCGACTTCGCCTGCGACTTCGCCGACGAACGGCATGCCGCCGTGCGCGTCCTCTGGGTCTGGCAGCGTCCGCCGGTCGGCAATCCCGACGATGCCGCCACCGAGCAGGTCCTCCGGCGGCTGCTCTTCGAGAGCACCACCGGGCGGCACGAGTTCCATCCCGACGTGGCCATGTCCCACGAGCTGGTGCACGGCCACCCGGTCGAGGAACTGGGCAGGGCCTCCGAGCACGCCCTCGCCGTGATTGTCGGCCGCCGGGGGCGCGGCGGTTTCACCGGGATGCGGCTCGGCTCCGTCCCGCACGGCCTGCTGCACCGCGCGCACTGCCCGGTCGTGATCGTGCCCTCTTCCCCGCGCTGA
- a CDS encoding universal stress protein, translating to MNGPVVVGFDGSPESLAATEWAVREAQGRRCPLVLLRAWPWPTRDVVGSDETYHRAMAQLATREAELSALGTGFPVTSSHVRAEPAEALEEAGRRAALLVLGSRGLGAVHGFLVGSVSQEVLRRAACPVVLVRSGAGEPDGAVLVGLDLAHPADEVLAFAFEAAAHREAPLRIVHAWSPPAGSEYMALDAIGGQEKDLSSIERTRLAEVLPPWRARYPHMDVTASLVRGHAAAVLVDAAATARLLVVGRRTRRMPLGAHLGPVAHAVIHHVRCPVAVVPHG from the coding sequence GTGAACGGCCCGGTCGTCGTGGGATTCGACGGCTCGCCCGAAAGCCTCGCCGCCACCGAGTGGGCCGTCCGCGAGGCGCAGGGCCGCAGGTGTCCCCTCGTGCTCCTCCGAGCCTGGCCCTGGCCGACGCGGGACGTGGTCGGGAGCGACGAGACCTACCACCGCGCCATGGCGCAACTGGCGACCCGCGAGGCGGAGTTGAGTGCCCTGGGAACCGGGTTTCCGGTCACCTCCTCCCACGTGCGCGCCGAGCCGGCCGAGGCGCTGGAGGAGGCCGGCCGGCGCGCCGCCCTGCTGGTGCTCGGCTCACGCGGGCTGGGCGCCGTGCACGGCTTCCTGGTCGGCTCGGTGAGCCAGGAGGTGCTGCGCCGGGCCGCCTGCCCGGTGGTGCTCGTCCGTTCCGGGGCGGGCGAGCCGGACGGTGCCGTGCTGGTGGGCCTCGACCTCGCGCACCCCGCGGACGAGGTACTCGCCTTCGCCTTCGAGGCCGCCGCCCACCGCGAGGCACCACTGCGGATCGTCCACGCCTGGTCGCCTCCGGCCGGCAGCGAGTACATGGCGCTCGACGCGATCGGGGGGCAGGAGAAGGACCTGTCCTCCATCGAACGCACCCGGCTTGCGGAGGTCCTGCCGCCCTGGCGGGCCCGGTACCCCCACATGGACGTGACGGCGAGCCTCGTCCGGGGCCACGCCGCCGCCGTCCTCGTGGACGCTGCGGCGACGGCCCGGCTGCTCGTCGTCGGCCGCCGCACCCGCCGGATGCCGCTCGGTGCCCACCTCGGCCCGGTGGCCCACGCCGTCATCCACCACGTCCGCTGCCCGGTCGCGGTCGTCCCGCACGGCTGA
- a CDS encoding ABC transporter permease: MYPNLLPPVLGAVAAALLALLVIAVRQPVVRRLALRQVARRRTEAALVITGSALGTAIIVGALVVGDTLNFSVRQQAYQTLGPVDERIVTTDAGAGRAVADRLQPLAADPEVDGVLTAQVAQAAAANHGGAQPLAEPRVLAWQMDLSAAGRFGTAGGGSGLHGPTPQPGQVVLNEPLARSLRVGSGQLITLYLYGQPVDYRVERVVPQQGLAGAGLGGRVNRDVFLPPGALDAARGATGAQPLSVTMVSNRGGVETGEKLTDSVTAKIRTALGPDASRAAVDAPKHTVLQEAKRTGDVLGALFLMIGSFSIIAGALLLVNIFVMLAEERKPQLGMLRAVGLKRSRLVGSFTLEGAAYALAATIPGVLIGVGVGWGVALIAAQIFRGWSVDGGGLSIVFAVTPTSLLNGAALGLAIALAAIAVTSARISRFNVIAAIREQPAEPGRRPRRRLLAISSALAVLCAVAAVPAVARSQAEQTYLLPALAVAFAVPAARRVLPRRVVASVAAGLVLVWSLTASVVRPRVFDTPSMAVYVILGSLAAFSAVILVSENQQALMRPLRRAMARPTQQGLALRLAAAYPLSKRFRTGSTLVMYTLIALVLVLLTEISGLVNASVGQATRDATAGYTLRLDYNPQAVGGDPLAALRTGPLAAQTAGVTPLLNARGQSTDPGHRTTRPLDTAVVGVPDGAVTSIAFRDRLPGLPDDRAVWQALATHPQYVVVDNFFGSTGGPAGKYFTPGDSLTLTDPSTGRSEQKVIAGVLKSGLAFYPANGNSATIYPLIAGERGVARQFGADAQTASALVRTLPGVSPEALAGRLQGEHLSASLVASPIASDVHRLFAADTAFFKLMQGFLALGLLIGITGLGVVMVRAVRERRRTIGVLRALGCQARTVERSFLWESGFVALEGVLLGSVLGVLTTWLMYQKSSAFTGLEGGFPIEWGPILTLTGATLLASLLAALGPARHAARIRPALAVRLSD, encoded by the coding sequence ATGTATCCGAACCTGCTTCCGCCGGTGCTCGGTGCGGTCGCCGCTGCCCTGCTCGCCCTTCTCGTGATCGCCGTGCGGCAGCCGGTGGTCCGGCGGCTGGCGCTGCGCCAGGTCGCCCGGCGCCGCACTGAGGCGGCCCTGGTCATCACGGGCTCCGCGCTCGGCACCGCCATCATCGTCGGCGCTCTCGTCGTCGGCGACACCCTGAACTTCTCCGTCCGGCAGCAGGCCTACCAGACGCTCGGCCCCGTCGACGAACGGATCGTCACCACCGACGCCGGCGCAGGACGGGCCGTGGCGGACCGATTGCAGCCGCTCGCCGCCGATCCCGAGGTCGACGGCGTCCTCACGGCTCAGGTCGCCCAGGCGGCTGCCGCGAACCACGGCGGCGCCCAGCCGCTGGCCGAACCACGGGTGCTCGCCTGGCAGATGGACCTCAGCGCGGCCGGCCGCTTCGGCACGGCAGGCGGGGGCTCCGGCCTGCACGGCCCGACGCCACAGCCCGGCCAGGTAGTGCTCAACGAGCCCCTCGCCCGGTCGCTCCGGGTCGGCAGCGGGCAGCTGATCACGCTCTACCTCTACGGGCAGCCGGTCGACTACCGGGTGGAGCGGGTGGTGCCGCAGCAGGGCCTGGCCGGGGCCGGCCTCGGCGGCCGCGTCAACCGCGACGTGTTCCTCCCCCCGGGTGCGCTGGACGCGGCGCGAGGCGCCACGGGCGCGCAGCCGCTGTCGGTGACCATGGTCTCCAACCGGGGCGGTGTCGAGACGGGCGAGAAGCTCACCGACTCCGTCACGGCGAAGATCCGTACCGCCCTCGGTCCAGACGCGAGCCGCGCCGCGGTCGACGCTCCCAAGCACACCGTGCTCCAGGAGGCCAAGCGGACCGGGGACGTCCTCGGGGCCTTGTTCCTCATGATCGGCAGCTTCAGCATCATCGCCGGCGCACTGCTACTGGTGAACATCTTCGTGATGCTCGCCGAGGAGCGGAAGCCGCAGCTCGGCATGCTGCGAGCGGTCGGCCTCAAGCGCTCCCGCCTGGTCGGCTCCTTCACCCTGGAGGGCGCGGCCTACGCGTTGGCGGCCACGATTCCCGGGGTGCTGATCGGCGTCGGCGTGGGCTGGGGAGTCGCCCTGATCGCCGCCCAGATCTTCCGCGGCTGGTCGGTGGACGGCGGCGGCCTCTCCATCGTCTTCGCCGTCACGCCGACGAGCCTGCTGAACGGGGCCGCGCTGGGGCTGGCGATCGCCCTGGCCGCGATCGCCGTCACCAGCGCCCGGATCAGCCGCTTCAACGTCATCGCCGCGATCCGGGAACAGCCGGCCGAGCCCGGCCGCCGGCCCCGCCGCCGGCTTCTGGCGATCTCCAGCGCGTTGGCCGTGCTGTGCGCCGTGGCGGCCGTTCCGGCGGTCGCCCGCAGCCAGGCGGAGCAGACCTACCTGCTGCCCGCGCTCGCCGTCGCCTTCGCCGTCCCCGCGGCCCGGCGCGTGCTACCGCGCCGCGTCGTCGCGAGCGTCGCCGCAGGTCTCGTCCTGGTCTGGTCCCTGACCGCCAGCGTGGTGCGCCCGCGCGTGTTCGACACCCCGTCGATGGCCGTGTACGTCATCCTCGGCAGCCTCGCCGCCTTCTCCGCGGTGATCCTGGTCAGCGAGAACCAGCAGGCACTGATGCGGCCGCTGCGCCGCGCGATGGCGCGCCCCACCCAACAGGGCCTCGCCCTGCGGCTGGCCGCCGCCTACCCACTCTCCAAGCGCTTCCGCACCGGCTCCACCCTGGTGATGTACACCCTCATCGCGCTCGTCCTGGTGCTGCTCACCGAGATCTCCGGCCTGGTGAACGCCAGCGTCGGCCAGGCCACCAGGGACGCGACCGCCGGCTACACGTTGCGGCTCGACTACAACCCGCAGGCCGTCGGCGGCGATCCGCTCGCCGCCCTGCGCACCGGTCCGCTCGCCGCCCAGACGGCCGGCGTCACCCCGCTGCTCAACGCGCGCGGGCAGTCGACCGACCCCGGACACCGCACCACGCGGCCGCTGGACACGGCGGTCGTCGGCGTGCCCGACGGCGCGGTCACGAGCATCGCCTTCCGCGACCGGCTGCCGGGCCTTCCCGACGACCGGGCCGTCTGGCAGGCGCTCGCCACGCACCCCCAGTACGTCGTCGTGGACAACTTCTTCGGCTCCACCGGCGGCCCCGCGGGCAAGTACTTCACCCCCGGCGACTCCCTCACGCTCACCGACCCGAGCACCGGCCGCTCCGAACAGAAGGTGATCGCCGGCGTCCTGAAGAGCGGGCTCGCGTTCTACCCGGCCAACGGGAACAGCGCCACGATCTACCCGCTGATCGCCGGCGAGCGGGGCGTGGCCCGGCAGTTCGGTGCCGACGCGCAGACCGCCAGCGCCCTGGTCCGCACGCTTCCCGGGGTCTCCCCTGAGGCGCTGGCCGGTCGTCTCCAGGGCGAGCACCTCTCGGCCAGCCTGGTGGCCAGCCCGATCGCCTCCGACGTGCACCGGTTGTTCGCCGCCGACACCGCCTTCTTCAAACTGATGCAGGGCTTCCTCGCCCTCGGTCTGCTGATCGGCATCACCGGCCTCGGCGTGGTCATGGTCCGGGCCGTTCGGGAACGCCGCCGCACCATCGGCGTGCTGCGCGCCCTGGGCTGCCAGGCCCGGACGGTCGAGCGCTCGTTCCTCTGGGAGAGCGGCTTCGTCGCCCTGGAAGGCGTCCTGCTGGGCAGCGTCCTCGGCGTGCTCACCACCTGGCTGATGTACCAGAAGAGTTCGGCCTTCACGGGGCTCGAAGGCGGCTTCCCGATCGAGTGGGGCCCGATCCTCACCCTGACCGGCGCCACCCTGCTGGCATCCCTGCTGGCCGCGCTCGGCCCGGCCCGGCACGCGGCCCGGATCAGGCCCGCCCTCGCGGTGCGCCTGTCCGACTGA
- a CDS encoding flavodoxin family protein, translating into MHAVIVYESMYGNTREIAEAIAEGVHEADPGASVDCLPLTEAGTDVTRSADLLVVGGPTHMRSMSSGLSRRMAVAAENHKEGHEAAAAEARTTAEGPGLRSWFHSLPKTEPGTYAAAFDTRGATPGSGGAAEGIAQRLSRHHYDVVAEPEGFVVEGFDGPLRSGELDRARAWGAGLV; encoded by the coding sequence ATGCACGCCGTGATCGTGTACGAAAGCATGTACGGGAACACCCGCGAAATCGCCGAGGCCATCGCCGAGGGCGTCCACGAGGCCGACCCCGGCGCGTCCGTCGACTGCCTCCCGCTGACCGAGGCCGGCACCGACGTGACGCGGTCCGCGGACCTGCTGGTCGTCGGCGGACCGACCCACATGCGCAGCATGTCCTCCGGGCTCAGCCGCCGGATGGCCGTCGCGGCCGAGAACCACAAGGAGGGCCACGAGGCCGCCGCCGCCGAGGCCCGGACGACCGCCGAGGGGCCGGGCCTGCGCTCCTGGTTCCACAGCCTCCCGAAGACCGAGCCGGGCACCTACGCCGCCGCGTTCGACACCCGGGGCGCGACGCCCGGATCCGGCGGCGCCGCCGAGGGCATCGCCCAGCGGCTGTCCCGCCATCACTACGACGTGGTCGCCGAACCCGAGGGCTTCGTCGTCGAGGGCTTCGACGGCCCGCTGCGCAGCGGCGAACTCGACCGCGCCCGTGCCTGGGGCGCCGGCCTGGTCTGA
- a CDS encoding ISL3 family transposase, translating into MRDVNELVSVVFSGLSALVIEGVADEGDLIRVTARTRDEPVPCPVCGTPTGQVHGFHGRRVADVPVDGRRVVVSVRLRRLVCPVLDCRRQTFREQVPGVVERYQRRTNRLADQLGSVVKELAGRAGARLSRVLACWISRSTALRVLMRRALPPPRVPRVLGVDDFALKRRHRYATVIIDAETGERIDVLPDRSGETLAAWLREHPGAEYVCRDGSGSYGEAIRQALPEAVQVSDRWHLWSNLCGKVLAEVRSHAACWATAVNPVRPGGVREQTTRERWQRVHDLLDKGVGLLECARRLDVALNTVKRYARMMEPTGDRRAPRYKPTLVDPYRDHLRTRRVEDPAVPVLQLFREIKELGYTGSLNLLYRYITQGRAEGDKPVTTPQRFARLLLTRPENLRDKDAALLRELTKACPEMTELSCLAGEFAKLLTPAKGNDAKLTDWITAVHTVDLPHLHSFANGLELDRAAVDAGLTTPYHNGRTEGVNTRTKRIMRQMHGRAGFTLLRHRILLQ; encoded by the coding sequence GTGCGAGATGTCAACGAGCTTGTGAGCGTGGTGTTTTCGGGGCTCTCGGCGCTGGTCATCGAGGGTGTGGCGGACGAGGGCGACCTGATCCGGGTGACGGCGCGGACCCGGGATGAGCCGGTGCCGTGCCCCGTGTGCGGGACGCCAACAGGGCAGGTACACGGTTTCCACGGGCGAAGGGTCGCGGACGTGCCGGTGGACGGACGGCGGGTCGTTGTCTCGGTGAGGTTGCGGCGCCTGGTGTGCCCGGTGCTCGACTGCCGGCGGCAGACGTTCCGCGAGCAGGTTCCCGGCGTCGTGGAGCGGTATCAGCGCCGCACCAACCGTCTGGCCGACCAGCTCGGCTCTGTGGTCAAGGAGTTAGCGGGCCGGGCGGGCGCCCGCCTGTCACGCGTGCTGGCCTGCTGGATCTCCCGCTCGACCGCCCTGCGCGTGCTCATGCGCAGGGCACTGCCGCCGCCGCGCGTCCCGCGCGTGCTCGGCGTCGACGACTTCGCCCTCAAGCGCCGACACCGCTACGCGACCGTGATCATCGACGCCGAGACCGGCGAACGGATCGACGTCCTGCCCGATCGCAGCGGCGAGACCCTGGCGGCGTGGCTGCGCGAGCATCCCGGGGCCGAGTACGTCTGCAGGGACGGCTCCGGCTCCTACGGCGAGGCGATCCGCCAGGCCCTGCCCGAAGCGGTCCAGGTCAGTGACAGGTGGCATCTGTGGAGCAACCTGTGCGGCAAGGTCCTGGCCGAGGTCCGCTCCCACGCCGCCTGCTGGGCCACCGCCGTGAACCCCGTCCGGCCCGGGGGCGTGCGCGAGCAGACCACCCGCGAGCGCTGGCAGCGGGTCCACGATCTGCTCGACAAGGGCGTCGGCCTGCTCGAATGCGCCCGCCGCCTCGATGTCGCCCTGAACACCGTCAAGCGGTACGCCCGCATGATGGAGCCCACCGGCGACCGCCGTGCACCCCGCTACAAGCCCACGCTCGTCGACCCCTACCGCGACCACCTGCGTACTCGCCGCGTGGAAGACCCGGCCGTCCCAGTCCTCCAGCTCTTCAGGGAGATCAAGGAGCTGGGCTACACCGGGAGCCTCAACCTGCTCTACCGCTACATCACCCAGGGCCGGGCCGAGGGCGACAAGCCCGTCACCACCCCACAGCGCTTCGCCCGCCTCCTTCTCACCCGCCCCGAGAACCTGCGCGACAAGGACGCCGCACTGCTGCGGGAACTCACCAAGGCCTGCCCCGAGATGACCGAACTCTCCTGTCTGGCAGGTGAGTTCGCAAAGCTTCTGACCCCGGCAAAGGGCAACGACGCCAAGCTCACCGACTGGATCACGGCAGTTCACACCGTCGACCTGCCCCACCTGCATTCCTTCGCGAACGGCCTCGAACTCGACCGTGCCGCCGTCGATGCCGGACTCACCACCCCGTACCACAACGGCCGCACCGAGGGCGTCAACACGCGAACCAAGCGGATCATGAGGCAGATGCACGGCCGAGCCGGGTTCACCCTCCTCCGTCACCGCATCCTCCTCCAGTGA